One genomic region from Lysobacterales bacterium encodes:
- a CDS encoding HD-GYP domain-containing protein: protein MIKAIPIRLARPGMWFHRLGGDGTHPVFVRHSFLLTAQEVDVLRRGGVAEILIDSERGLDCPDWPPAEADDGAEALAEVADAHPEPEPQPEPDAVEDAHEPVVADEPQPLAPEAPAAPVEATPVVAPSSAARPVATRRAQRAIEAELQSAQKLCMAAKDKMVELFSEARMGKAVSPSAVEPLVEEISASVTRHPDALISVARLKRHDDYTYLHSVAVCALMIALARQLRLPADQIREAGIGGMLHDIGKAAMPLQVLNKPGALTDDEFRIMKAHPVRGFEMLQEGGGASSAALEIALHHHEKYDGTGYPHGQAGEGIELLSRMGAVCDVYDAISSNRPYKKAWSPAESVRRMAAWKGHFDPQVFNAFVKSIGIYPVGALVRLQSDLLAVVTEQNDDSLLTPKVRIFYNAKKREPVFIRDLDLASPNCADRIAGIESPEAWCFPQLDKLWMPG, encoded by the coding sequence ATGATCAAGGCCATCCCCATCCGTCTCGCCCGCCCGGGCATGTGGTTCCATCGCCTCGGCGGCGACGGCACCCATCCCGTGTTCGTCCGGCACTCCTTTCTGCTGACCGCGCAGGAAGTCGATGTGCTGCGCCGTGGCGGCGTGGCGGAAATCCTGATCGACAGCGAGCGCGGGCTGGACTGCCCGGATTGGCCGCCGGCCGAGGCGGACGACGGTGCGGAGGCGCTCGCCGAGGTGGCCGACGCCCACCCTGAACCCGAACCCCAACCCGAACCCGACGCTGTCGAAGACGCGCACGAGCCCGTCGTCGCTGACGAACCGCAGCCGCTCGCCCCCGAAGCGCCAGCTGCGCCGGTCGAGGCGACGCCTGTCGTTGCTCCGTCCTCTGCCGCGAGGCCAGTCGCCACCCGTCGCGCCCAGCGCGCCATCGAGGCCGAGCTGCAGTCGGCGCAGAAACTCTGCATGGCGGCCAAGGACAAGATGGTCGAGCTGTTCAGCGAAGCTCGCATGGGCAAGGCCGTCAGCCCGTCTGCGGTCGAGCCTCTGGTCGAGGAGATCAGCGCTTCGGTGACGCGACACCCCGATGCTTTGATCAGCGTGGCGCGCCTGAAGCGCCACGACGACTACACCTACCTGCACTCGGTTGCCGTGTGCGCGCTGATGATCGCCTTGGCGCGCCAGCTGCGACTGCCTGCCGATCAGATCCGCGAGGCCGGCATTGGCGGCATGCTGCACGACATCGGCAAGGCGGCCATGCCGCTGCAGGTGCTCAACAAGCCGGGCGCACTCACCGACGACGAGTTCCGGATCATGAAGGCGCATCCAGTGCGCGGTTTCGAGATGCTCCAGGAGGGGGGCGGTGCGTCGTCGGCGGCGCTGGAGATCGCCCTGCACCACCACGAGAAGTACGACGGTACCGGCTATCCGCACGGTCAGGCCGGTGAGGGCATCGAGCTGCTCTCGCGCATGGGCGCGGTCTGTGATGTCTACGACGCGATCAGCTCCAACCGCCCGTACAAGAAGGCCTGGAGCCCGGCCGAGTCGGTGCGCCGCATGGCCGCCTGGAAGGGTCACTTCGATCCGCAGGTGTTCAATGCCTTCGTGAAGTCGATCGGCATCTATCCCGTCGGCGCGCTGGTGCGCCTGCAGTCTGACCTTCTGGCCGTCGTCACCGAGCAGAACGACGACTCGCTGCTCACCCCGAAGGTGCGGATCTTCTACAACGCCAAGAAGCGCGAGCCGGTGTTCATCCGCGACCTCGACTTGGCCTCGCCCAACTGCGCCGACCGCATCGCCGGCATCGAGTCGCCTGAGGCCTGGTGTTTTCCGCAGCTGGACAAACTCTGGATGCCGGGCTAG
- a CDS encoding SAM-dependent methyltransferase: MLAAEDSITRPLMIPLDLPAPAPEAQAHSDRLRALIHAEIARSGGAIPFSRYMELALYAPGLGYYSAGATKFGAAGDFITAPELGGLFAACVAEATAPVLRRYRGAGCFFELGGGSGAFAMQALPALAARDALPAEYRILEPSADLRERQRQRLEAELPSEMFARLRWLDRLPEDDWVGVLFANEVLDALPASRFVLRAGEVMEQHVERADGGFRFCERPADMLTGGAVRHVERSLGRGFGEGYTSELLPQLPYWLDAVCASLAEGLALFVDYGYPRSEFYLPERSDGTLLCHYRHRVHADPFHLPGLTDITASVDFTALAEAGQHAGFELAGYCSQAAFLLNNGLQQHVEAGATDVIRQQRLALESKRLILPSEMGERFQVIGLSRDVDCEAQFAFGDLSHRL; this comes from the coding sequence ATGCTGGCCGCTGAAGATTCCATCACGAGACCGCTCATGATCCCCCTCGATCTGCCAGCGCCCGCCCCTGAGGCGCAGGCCCACAGCGACCGTTTGCGCGCGCTGATCCACGCCGAGATCGCGCGCAGTGGCGGCGCGATTCCGTTCTCGCGCTACATGGAGTTGGCCCTGTATGCCCCGGGGCTGGGCTACTACAGCGCCGGCGCGACCAAGTTCGGCGCGGCCGGTGACTTCATCACCGCGCCCGAGTTGGGCGGCCTGTTTGCCGCCTGCGTAGCCGAGGCCACGGCGCCGGTGCTCCGTCGCTACCGCGGCGCAGGCTGTTTCTTCGAACTGGGCGGCGGCAGCGGTGCGTTCGCAATGCAGGCGCTGCCTGCACTCGCCGCGCGCGATGCGCTGCCGGCCGAGTACCGCATCCTGGAGCCCAGCGCCGACCTGCGCGAACGCCAGCGCCAGCGGCTAGAGGCCGAGCTGCCGTCCGAGATGTTTGCTCGCCTGCGCTGGCTGGATCGCCTGCCCGAGGACGACTGGGTCGGCGTCCTGTTCGCCAACGAGGTGCTGGATGCATTGCCCGCCTCGCGCTTCGTGCTGCGCGCCGGCGAGGTGATGGAGCAGCACGTCGAGCGCGCCGACGGCGGTTTCCGCTTCTGTGAGCGCCCGGCGGACATGCTCACTGGCGGCGCCGTGCGGCACGTGGAGCGCAGTCTGGGCCGCGGCTTCGGCGAGGGCTACACCAGCGAGCTGCTGCCGCAGCTGCCGTACTGGCTGGACGCGGTGTGCGCGTCGCTGGCCGAGGGCCTGGCCCTGTTCGTCGACTATGGCTATCCGCGTTCGGAGTTCTACCTGCCCGAGCGCTCGGACGGCACCTTGTTGTGCCACTACCGTCATCGCGTGCACGCCGATCCCTTCCATCTGCCCGGCCTGACGGACATCACCGCCTCGGTCGACTTCACCGCGCTGGCCGAGGCCGGTCAGCACGCTGGCTTCGAGCTGGCGGGCTACTGCAGCCAGGCCGCCTTCCTGCTCAACAACGGCCTGCAGCAGCACGTGGAGGCGGGCGCCACCGATGTGATCCGTCAGCAGCGCTTGGCGCTGGAGTCCAAGCGCTTGATCCTGCCCTCGGAGATGGGCGAGCGCTTCCAGGTGATCGGGCTCTCGCGTGACGTCGACTGCGAGGCGCAGTTCGCGTTCGGCGACCTGAGCCACCGGCTGTGA
- a CDS encoding MFS transporter, with amino-acid sequence MVAGLTPDAVWSAPPACRSAEKPLSQRHDSSKPANARANAQAARDDAGASLGKLAGLRDALRDFPPLLWAALYFFFLLTGYYILRPVRDAMGSTQNLQLLFTGTFISMLLLQPVYGAIVSRYARRVFLPVVYLFFIACLVGFWWVFNQDFAWKNTVFFIWVAVFNLFAVSVFWSYMADVFRNVEARRLYGYIGVGGTAGAISGPSITKALVESVGVANLLLVSAALIGLCLYCIVRLAPYARRREIADGTRSGEEAMGGSILAGLRLVWERPVLRAMAALLFFGVGVGTLLYNEQAAIARTYFATPEARTSYFATLDLAINLTTILVQVFLTRILLVRYGIGPLLLIPAGAIFLGYCLLAAAPLPLLVAIVQVATRAGEFSLAKPARETVYTRVDRESRYKAKAVIDTVIYRAGDLTFVWLHKGLATLGSTAVFLTGAALAAGLGLAAWSLIRLQKQPLPEEQAAARAVESR; translated from the coding sequence ATGGTCGCAGGCCTCACCCCGGATGCAGTATGGTCCGCGCCGCCCGCCTGCCGATCCGCAGAGAAGCCCTTGAGCCAGCGCCACGATTCGTCCAAGCCAGCGAACGCCCGTGCCAACGCCCAGGCGGCGCGCGATGACGCCGGCGCCAGCCTCGGCAAGCTCGCCGGCCTGCGCGATGCGCTGCGCGACTTCCCGCCGCTGCTGTGGGCGGCGCTGTACTTCTTCTTCCTCTTGACCGGCTACTACATCCTGCGGCCGGTGCGCGACGCGATGGGCAGCACCCAGAATCTGCAGCTGCTGTTCACTGGGACCTTCATCTCCATGCTGCTGCTGCAGCCGGTCTACGGCGCCATCGTCAGCCGCTACGCGCGGCGCGTGTTCCTGCCCGTGGTCTACCTGTTTTTCATTGCCTGCCTGGTGGGCTTCTGGTGGGTGTTCAACCAGGACTTCGCCTGGAAGAACACGGTGTTCTTCATCTGGGTCGCGGTGTTCAATCTGTTCGCCGTCAGCGTGTTCTGGAGCTACATGGCGGACGTGTTCCGCAATGTCGAGGCGCGCCGGCTATACGGCTACATCGGTGTCGGCGGTACCGCGGGCGCAATCTCGGGCCCGAGCATCACCAAGGCGCTGGTCGAGAGCGTCGGCGTCGCCAACCTGCTGCTCGTTTCCGCCGCACTCATTGGCCTCTGCCTGTATTGCATCGTCCGACTCGCGCCCTATGCGCGCCGCCGCGAGATCGCGGACGGAACGCGCTCGGGCGAGGAGGCCATGGGCGGCTCGATCCTCGCCGGCCTGCGCCTGGTCTGGGAGCGGCCCGTGCTTCGCGCGATGGCGGCCCTGCTGTTCTTCGGCGTCGGCGTCGGCACCCTGCTGTACAACGAGCAGGCGGCGATCGCGCGCACCTATTTCGCCACTCCGGAAGCGCGCACGAGTTACTTCGCGACCTTGGACCTCGCGATCAATCTCACCACGATTCTGGTGCAGGTGTTTCTGACCCGCATTCTGCTGGTGCGCTATGGCATCGGGCCATTGCTGCTGATTCCCGCCGGCGCGATTTTCCTGGGCTACTGCCTGTTGGCCGCCGCGCCGCTTCCCTTGCTTGTCGCGATCGTGCAGGTGGCGACCCGCGCCGGTGAATTCTCGCTGGCCAAGCCGGCGCGCGAGACTGTCTACACCCGCGTCGACCGTGAGTCTCGCTACAAGGCCAAGGCCGTCATCGACACGGTGATCTATCGTGCTGGTGACCTCACTTTCGTCTGGCTGCACAAGGGCCTGGCTACGCTCGGCTCCACCGCGGTGTTTCTGACCGGAGCGGCCCTGGCGGCGGGCCTGGGCCTCGCGGCCTGGTCGCTGATCCGCCTGCAGAAGCAGCCGCTGCCAGAGGAGCAGGCCGCAGCGCGCGCCGTCGAGTCCCGCTGA
- a CDS encoding multifunctional CCA addition/repair protein, with amino-acid sequence MTCFPERTAPLPPGTFLVGGAVRDQLLGLPVGECDWVVVGSTQAAMEALGFRAVGADFPVFLHPVSGEEYALARTERKSGRGYRGFVVDADPAVRLDEDLQRRDLTLNAIAMAPDGRLIDPWGGRADIEARVLRHVSAAFAEDPVRILRVARFAARFAPLGFRVADETMALMRQMVDAGEVDHLVPERVWKELSRGLAEPAPQAMLRVLRDCGALARLLPEVDALYGVPQRPEFHPEIDTGLHIELCLEQSARFKPGDAQIAFAVLVHDLGKALTPSTELPKHIAHEQRGLEPIRAVCERLRMPVDARDLALHACREHLNVHRLHEMRAASVEALIQRCDGYRRPERIAQIGWVCEIDKRGRAGLADQPYPNRELLERCHRAALSVQARDLDLSGLKGPEVGEALKRARVEAVKRGLGIRD; translated from the coding sequence ATGACCTGCTTTCCCGAACGCACAGCTCCCCTGCCGCCCGGCACCTTTCTGGTCGGCGGCGCCGTCCGCGACCAGCTGCTCGGCCTGCCCGTCGGCGAATGCGACTGGGTGGTCGTCGGCAGCACCCAGGCGGCGATGGAGGCGCTGGGTTTCCGCGCGGTGGGGGCGGACTTCCCGGTGTTCCTGCATCCCGTCAGCGGCGAGGAGTACGCGCTGGCGCGCACCGAGCGCAAATCGGGCCGCGGCTACCGCGGCTTCGTCGTCGATGCCGATCCTGCGGTCAGGCTGGACGAGGATCTGCAGCGCCGCGATCTCACCCTCAATGCGATCGCGATGGCGCCCGACGGCCGCCTGATCGACCCCTGGGGCGGCCGCGCGGACATCGAAGCGCGCGTGCTGCGCCATGTGTCGGCAGCGTTCGCGGAAGACCCGGTGCGGATACTGCGAGTGGCGCGCTTCGCCGCGCGCTTCGCACCGCTGGGCTTTCGCGTCGCCGACGAAACGATGGCGCTGATGCGACAGATGGTCGATGCGGGCGAGGTCGACCATCTGGTGCCGGAGCGCGTCTGGAAGGAGCTGTCGCGCGGCCTCGCCGAGCCTGCCCCGCAGGCCATGCTGCGCGTGCTGCGCGACTGCGGCGCGCTGGCTCGGCTGCTGCCTGAAGTCGATGCGCTCTACGGCGTGCCGCAGCGTCCGGAGTTCCACCCCGAGATCGACACCGGCCTGCACATCGAGCTCTGCCTGGAGCAGTCCGCCCGCTTCAAGCCGGGCGATGCGCAGATCGCTTTCGCCGTGCTGGTGCACGACCTCGGCAAGGCGCTGACGCCGAGCACCGAGTTGCCCAAACACATCGCCCACGAGCAGCGCGGGCTTGAGCCCATCCGCGCGGTCTGCGAGCGCCTGCGCATGCCCGTCGACGCCCGCGACCTCGCTCTGCACGCCTGCCGCGAACACTTGAACGTGCATCGCCTGCACGAGATGCGCGCTGCCAGCGTCGAGGCCCTGATCCAGCGCTGCGACGGCTACCGCCGGCCCGAGCGCATCGCCCAGATCGGCTGGGTCTGCGAGATCGACAAGCGCGGCCGCGCCGGCCTTGCCGACCAGCCCTACCCCAATCGCGAACTGCTCGAACGCTGCCACCGCGCCGCACTGAGCGTGCAGGCGCGTGACCTCGACCTGTCAGGGCTCAAGGGCCCGGAGGTGGGCGAGGCGCTGAAGCGCGCGCGGGTGGAGGCGGTGAAGCGGGGATTGGGGATTAGGGATTAG
- a CDS encoding VanZ family protein, with the protein MSTLAFVAAHRSRLQRLWVVGLALYLALIALLSLMPPPELPLDPGRFDKLWHGLGYAVAGLACVPLLRRPSGFVAAALGLSAFGLALEFLQGAGGVRSFDLMDGLANGLGAGLGLLAGVSPLRGLLAASR; encoded by the coding sequence GTGAGCACGCTCGCATTCGTGGCGGCGCACCGCTCGCGGCTGCAGCGGCTGTGGGTGGTGGGTCTGGCGCTGTATCTCGCCCTGATCGCGCTGCTGTCGCTGATGCCGCCGCCTGAGCTGCCGCTCGACCCGGGCCGCTTCGACAAGCTCTGGCATGGCCTGGGCTATGCCGTGGCCGGCCTGGCCTGCGTGCCCTTGCTGCGGCGTCCCAGTGGCTTTGTGGCGGCGGCACTCGGTCTGTCGGCCTTCGGGCTGGCGCTGGAGTTCCTGCAGGGCGCTGGCGGCGTGCGCAGCTTCGATCTGATGGATGGACTCGCCAACGGCCTCGGCGCGGGTCTTGGCCTGCTGGCGGGCGTTTCCCCGCTGCGCGGCCTGCTGGCCGCATCGCGCTGA
- a CDS encoding S46 family peptidase, with product MRLIAASIALAIASPSFAAEGMWTLDNLPKAQMQAEFGFTPTEAWVQKVMRSSVRLAGGCSGSFISGDGLVLTNHHCIVGCIGDLSSADQDLMRDGFLAKTRADERQCPNFEINRLESISDVSGRIREATQGLSGEDFANAKRAAQSAIESECAGEDRNTVRCDVVDLYQGGVQHLYRYTRFQDVRLSFAPEFAAGFFGGDPDNFNFPRYNLDMGLLRVYEDGKPVALEDFFPLNPEGAAEGELVMITGHPGSTQRLLTVAQLEALRDKSLIDRLLSLAEMRGVLLQFGALGEEQARQAQNDLFGVENSFKALRGRQSTLNDPAVFEAKRKEEEALKAFVAADPKLSEEIGDPWSAIAEATRVSREIETAYGMLEGAGAFRTGYFGLARTLVRGADERAKPNADRLREFGEAGLPRVEQGLFAERPLYPDFEIVKLGWSLSKLREELGADHPVVRQVLGKDSPQQLAERVIRGTKLGDAAVRRALWEGGADAIAKSDDPMIALARAVDPAARELRARFEREVQAVTQQAAEKIARARFAQLGTGVYPDATFSLRLSYGAVQGWEWGGQTVPSMTYIRGLYERATGSDPYKLAPSWEASREKLNLDLPMNFVSTNDIIGGNSGSPVINAKAEVVGLVFDGNIHSLGGAFWYDARINRSVSVHSAAMIEALRKVYGANHLADEILDGRK from the coding sequence ATGCGCCTTATCGCCGCCAGCATCGCGCTCGCGATCGCCTCTCCCTCCTTTGCCGCCGAAGGCATGTGGACGCTCGACAATCTGCCGAAGGCGCAGATGCAGGCCGAGTTCGGCTTCACGCCCACCGAGGCCTGGGTGCAGAAGGTGATGCGCTCCTCCGTGCGCTTGGCCGGCGGCTGCTCGGGCAGCTTCATCTCCGGCGACGGCCTGGTGCTGACCAACCACCACTGCATCGTCGGCTGCATCGGCGATCTCTCCAGCGCCGACCAAGACCTGATGCGCGATGGCTTTCTGGCCAAGACCCGCGCAGACGAGCGCCAGTGTCCGAACTTCGAGATCAACCGGCTGGAGTCGATCAGCGACGTCAGCGGTCGCATCCGCGAGGCCACCCAGGGCCTGTCGGGCGAAGACTTCGCCAACGCCAAGCGCGCCGCGCAGTCGGCGATCGAGTCCGAGTGTGCCGGCGAGGATCGCAACACGGTGCGCTGCGATGTGGTTGACCTGTACCAGGGCGGCGTGCAGCACCTCTATCGCTACACGCGCTTCCAGGACGTGCGCCTGTCGTTCGCGCCGGAGTTCGCGGCCGGCTTCTTTGGCGGCGACCCCGACAACTTCAACTTCCCGCGCTACAACCTCGACATGGGCCTGCTGCGCGTCTACGAGGACGGCAAGCCGGTCGCGCTGGAGGATTTCTTCCCGCTGAACCCGGAAGGGGCGGCGGAAGGCGAGCTGGTGATGATCACCGGCCATCCGGGCTCGACCCAGCGCCTGCTCACCGTGGCCCAGCTCGAAGCCCTGCGCGACAAGTCCCTGATCGATCGCCTGCTCAGCTTGGCCGAAATGCGCGGTGTGCTGCTGCAGTTCGGCGCGCTGGGCGAGGAGCAGGCGCGGCAGGCGCAGAACGACCTGTTCGGCGTCGAGAACAGCTTCAAGGCCCTGCGCGGCCGCCAGAGCACGCTCAACGATCCGGCGGTGTTCGAGGCCAAGCGCAAGGAAGAAGAGGCTCTCAAGGCCTTCGTCGCCGCTGATCCCAAGCTCAGCGAGGAGATCGGCGATCCGTGGTCGGCGATCGCCGAGGCCACTCGCGTGTCGCGCGAGATCGAAACCGCCTACGGCATGCTCGAAGGCGCCGGTGCTTTCCGCACGGGCTACTTCGGCCTCGCGCGCACGCTGGTGCGCGGCGCCGACGAGCGCGCCAAGCCGAACGCCGATCGCCTGCGCGAATTCGGCGAGGCCGGTTTGCCGCGCGTTGAGCAGGGCCTGTTCGCCGAGCGTCCGCTGTATCCCGACTTCGAGATCGTCAAGCTCGGTTGGAGCCTGTCCAAGCTGCGCGAGGAGCTGGGCGCCGATCATCCGGTGGTGCGCCAGGTGCTCGGCAAGGACAGCCCGCAGCAGCTGGCCGAGCGGGTGATCCGCGGCACGAAGCTGGGCGACGCGGCAGTGCGGCGCGCGCTGTGGGAAGGCGGCGCCGATGCCATCGCCAAATCGGACGACCCGATGATCGCGCTGGCGCGCGCCGTCGACCCCGCTGCACGCGAGCTGCGTGCGCGCTTCGAGCGCGAAGTGCAGGCGGTGACCCAGCAGGCTGCCGAGAAGATCGCCCGCGCCCGCTTTGCGCAGCTCGGCACCGGCGTGTACCCCGATGCGACCTTCAGCCTGCGCCTGTCCTACGGCGCGGTGCAGGGCTGGGAGTGGGGCGGTCAGACCGTGCCCTCGATGACTTACATCCGCGGCCTGTATGAGCGTGCGACGGGTTCTGATCCGTACAAGCTGGCGCCGAGCTGGGAAGCTTCGCGTGAGAAGCTGAATCTTGATCTGCCGATGAACTTCGTCAGCACCAACGACATCATCGGCGGCAATTCCGGCAGCCCGGTGATCAATGCCAAGGCGGAAGTGGTGGGCCTGGTGTTCGACGGCAACATCCACAGCCTCGGCGGCGCCTTCTGGTACGACGCCCGCATCAACCGTTCGGTGAGCGTGCATTCGGCGGCCATGATCGAAGCCCTGCGCAAGGTGTATGGCGCGAACCACCTGGCGGACGAGATTCTGGACGGCCGCAAGTAA
- a CDS encoding pteridine reductase, with protein sequence MSAPLSGAPVALITGAARRVGAVIARRLHAAGYDLALHYRSSTDEMLALEQELLAARPGSVLAIRSELADPGAETVLVSSTLARFGRLDALINNASSFYRTPIGEARQDDWDQLFASNARAPFFLSQAAAPQLRATRGCIVNLVDVYAERPLAEHTVYCMAKAALLMMTLSLAKELGPEVRVNAVAPGAVLWPEGGKPSAEQQALLDKTTLKRPGTPEDVAEAVAYLLRADYTSGQVLRVDGGRAVNM encoded by the coding sequence ATGTCTGCTCCCCTCTCAGGCGCGCCGGTCGCGCTGATCACTGGCGCTGCGCGCCGCGTTGGCGCGGTGATCGCGCGGCGCCTGCACGCGGCCGGCTACGACCTCGCCCTGCACTACCGCAGCTCGACCGACGAGATGCTGGCGCTCGAACAGGAGCTTCTGGCCGCGCGCCCCGGCAGCGTGCTGGCGATCCGTTCAGAACTCGCGGACCCCGGCGCCGAGACCGTGCTGGTGTCATCGACGCTGGCGCGCTTCGGTCGCCTCGATGCGCTGATCAACAACGCATCGAGCTTCTACCGCACGCCGATCGGCGAAGCGCGCCAGGACGACTGGGACCAGCTGTTCGCCAGCAATGCGCGCGCGCCGTTCTTCCTGAGCCAAGCGGCCGCACCGCAGTTGCGCGCGACGCGCGGCTGCATCGTCAATCTGGTGGACGTCTACGCCGAACGCCCGCTGGCGGAGCACACCGTCTACTGCATGGCCAAGGCGGCCCTGCTGATGATGACCCTCTCGCTGGCCAAGGAGCTCGGCCCCGAGGTGCGCGTCAACGCGGTCGCCCCCGGCGCGGTGCTGTGGCCGGAAGGCGGCAAGCCCAGCGCGGAGCAGCAGGCCCTGCTCGACAAGACCACCTTGAAGCGCCCGGGCACCCCCGAAGACGTGGCCGAAGCCGTGGCCTACCTGCTGCGCGCCGACTACACCAGCGGCCAGGTGCTGCGGGTGGATGGCGGTAGGGCGGTGAATATGTGA